Part of the Cuculus canorus isolate bCucCan1 chromosome 17, bCucCan1.pri, whole genome shotgun sequence genome is shown below.
ACCACCCGCGGCCTCCTAGCACCTCCCCGCGCGCTGCCgttgtgggggggggggggaagccaCGCCGCCCGCTCTGATTGGTCTGCTCCGCCCCTCGGCCCAATGAGCACCTCGTGCTGGGCGCTCGCGACGGTGCCGTCACTGAGCCGTAGCCCAATGAGAGTGCGCAGGGCAGAGGGGCACGAGCGGCGATTGGCCGGGCCTGCTCGGGGCGGTGGCGGCttcggcggcggcggcgggcgcaATGCGGGGCGGTGGGTGCCTCCTCCCGCTGCTGGTGCTTGCGCTGCTCCGCGGGCTGTGCCGGGGTAGGGAGGTGGCTCCGGCCGCCGTGACCTGCGGGTCCGTGCTCAAGCTCCTCAATACTCGCCACAGCGTGCGGCTGCACTCGCACGAGGTCAAGTACGGCTCCGGTGAGCAGGGGCCGGGAATGGGAGGGGGGGGCAAGGAAATGGGGGACAGGGTGTGAGGGACAGGgaaatcataggatcattgGATGGGAAAAGACCTGTTAGATTATCGAGTCccaccattcctatctgccactaaactatgtccttGAGTACGGAACAGGCTATGAAGGGGCAGCGAAATGAGGGGCAGGGGTCTGGGGGACAGGCTGTGAGCAGGAAGGGAGGTagtggggacaggctgaggggagcagggaaatgggggaaatagGCTGTGAAAGGGCAGGGATCTGAGGGACAGGCTGCGAGGGACAGGGAAATGAGGGTCAGGGATCTGGGAGACAGGCTGTGAGCAGGCAGGGAAGTGGGGGGAGACAggctgggggggcagggagATTGGGAGACAGGCTGTGAGGGGGTAGAGATCTGGGGGACAGGCTGTGAGGGGCAGGGAAACAGGGGGGACAGGCTGTGAGGGGTAGGAATCTGGGGGGACAGGCCAAGGGGCAGAGAAGTGGCTGTAAGGAAGTGGCATGGGGGAAAGCAATGAAGGAAGCAGAGATCTGACAGGTGACACAGGCAGtgagggaggtggggaagaaggaggaggttgGAAGTTGCTTAGTTTTGTGACCCTGGTTCAGAGGGAGCAGCAAGCTGGGATGGGTTTGTAGGGTGCACCAGAGGACTGGCAGGCTGACAGAGAGAAGAGGATGCAGCAGTCTGAGGTACAGGAAGACACTGCAGCTGCGTAGTGGGGGTCCTGGAGTTGGGGTGTGACAGGGATGCTTTGCCCTCATCCCTGCGGTGAGCCCTGTTCTATATCTAGGACCTCAGCAGTACCTTCCCAGCAGGGTAGCAAGGGTGCTGGTTTGTGTGGCGATGCTGAGAACTTAGTAGCATTGTTGCAAAAGGCATGATGGTGTGAGTAGTATTCATCAtggatctgattttttttctcttgcattcaTCATGAACTTTGACAGTTTCCATCAACTAACACATGCTGTGTTTAACTTCTTCAGTCTGAAAGATGGTTTCGTGCCTGCATTCCCATTCTGGTCAGTAAACGAACTGTGAGAATTAAATGTTTCTTACACACAAAGGCATGAGAACATTGAACCACATTTCCTTAGTTCTTTCAGGGCTTTTTGAGCTGAGAAAGTGGGTTCAGTCTCCTGCCATATAATTCTATTCAAACAGGAAGTGGGCAACAGTCAGTGACAGGAGTCGAAGCTTCAGATGATGCTAACAGTTACTGGCGGATTCGGGGGAAGACGGATGGCAGTTGCCAGCGTGGGACACCGGTGAAATGTGGGCAAGCTATACGACTTACCCACGttaacacaggaaaaaatctaCACACTCATCACTTCCCATCACCACTCTCCAGTAACCAAGTGAGTTGTTTTAAATCTTACGCTTTTGCATGAATAGTGGCTGCTACTGACAACAATCTCTCCAGTTTCTTGCGTTTTTGAAGAGTCAGACTTGGGTACCACCTGCCCGAAACagtatgtctgtgtgtgtccaAAGTATCTGTTTTCCTGCGTCTTGGCATAATATCAATAGTCCTTGACAGAAGTAAAATTTTATATGTGCCAGTATCAGTATTTCACAGTAGCTTTGTTATTCTGCATCACCGCTACTGGGAAGACTGTTCAGAAACATTTACCATTTGCAGGGTGCAGGAGACTGGGCACCTCCCTCGCTGTTGTAAAGGCTGCTCTAGATCAACGCCTCTAATCCTGTGTTGTAAAACCAGGCATTCCTATATCTGTGTTCCTTGGTGATCCAGTCTGTTAGTCTCAGTCATCTCACTATCCTTGTTTTAGTTAACTATTCTTATTTATCTGTCcttgtacaagaaaaaaataatctgttctcacaattgtatttatttatcattttgtaCATAACTGGAAGAGTGTGTTTGGGTCCCAGTCTTGTCCTTAAACAAATGCTTCTCTGAGATTGAAAACAATctctttaaataattaatacaaACTTGTTGTCATAATGATTGTCATTAGTAGTCTTTTTAGTCTTCTTTCAGACTCTGTAGGTGGGTCATTACATCTAAAGCTGGAAGACTTGACTTTTTCTGAAACGGGTTTGTCTTTTACCATGAATCAAGTGGCTATGAAACATAAAGGTGCAGTTTTGTGTAGGGCATCCAGATGATCTCTCATCactaaaacaaaagaagtgatggaaaaataacatttcagaattatttaaagAACTATTTCAAAAACCTTCTTCCAATTTTCATTTGTCAGTTTAGAAAATTTGTATAATGTTGTCATTAATGTAAAAATGTTCAGAGGCTATTGTTATGTTTCCTTGATTCTACTACATGTTTGCAGAGtatccaaagaaaaagaaagtttgtaTGGCTTCCTGGAGATTGACAGCACTGTGATTTATGATGTTACTGAAATAAGATATAGCTATGAACACATACTTTTAGTTCATATTCTTAGCAGAAGCTGGATTTTCAATtagtacattttctttcacactttTTTGAACTACATATACTTGAATTAACATGATCCTAAAGTTTTAGGGTACTGGGTACAGATTGTTATCTGCCTTTCTATTTTCAAGTTGTTCATCACTTCGTGTTACCAGACTTTTAAGAACTGAAGGCTGTCTAGATCCCCAAACAGTTGGAGCTTAGCCTGTCCAGTTTCTGGAAAtgcttgaaattttttttaaatttttgtttaagcaggaattaatttgctttaatgGTCTTCTATTTTTTATAAAGAGCTATTTAGCTGTCTCTCTGAAGAAAGAGTGTAAATCAGAATAGTGGTTGACCCAATTGTAAGCTtggtataattaaaaaaagaatatgattACTTAGTAAACTAAATTATTGGGACTTTGTGATGAAAACACATGCTGAAAAGCCATGTTGGAACAGCAGCTATGGAGACAGTGACACTACAGAGCTGAGTGACTTACAGCCTTTTTGAGTGGGGAAAACTTGCATCGGCGTTAGTGttgtttcttttgcattctTTCTTGGAAGGCTTGTTCTGATCTCTGCACTCAAGTCCTCTTTCATTTTGTCTGTGGTGTGTGTTGGGGTCTGTGGTGTGTTCAGATTGTAGTGGTAGTTACTGCTGTTGACAAAGCAATACAacaacagtttttctttcctctccaccCTTGCCTTTGAACTCTGCTGGCTGTGGTTGATGTTTGTGTGCATATTGGAGGTGTCTGCTTACATTCTCACCTCAGGAGGTTTGTGTCTCTAACAGGAAGTAAGTGCCTTTGGTGACGATGGCGAAGGAGATGACCTCGATATATGGATTGTGCAATGCAGTGGGACGTACTGGGAGCGGGAGGATGCAGTGCGCTTCAAGCACGTAGGAACTGAGGTGTTCCTTTCAATAACGGGGGAACAGTATGGCCATCCCATTAGAGGCCAGCGGGAAGTTCACGGCATGCCTACTGCTAATCATCACAACTATTGGAAAGCAATGGAAGGAGTCTTCATCAAACCCAGTATGGACCCTGCGAAACACGATGAGCTCTGAATTTGCAGAGGATCCAAAATGCTTCCGCTTACTCCAATGTTCAGAGATGCTAATCCTTGGTCTCTTAATAAGTCCTGCCTTGCCCAAGTGACTGAGTTTCTCTATTACTGAAGGGAATTAGGAATATAGCGCTTCTGTGGGGAATGGCATCTGCCAGGTTCAACTGTTGACATTTATTTGGCAAAATCCTTTCTGAATTTTCAAGTTTAATTGGTGAAACTAGTTTGTATATGTTAGTCTTCATTgtcatttgttttgcttgttaCTATTTCTCGAATTCaagagaagtggaaaaatgGAAGTAATACATTTCTGTAGTCCCAAGTACAATAAAACTTTGTATTATATAGTCTTTTTCCAATTCTAATTAGATATTTGGAAACTGATTTCTACTTCTTAGTGCGAGAATGTTGTTAATGAGGAGATGGATTAAGtctagaaagggaaaaatagttCTCAAACACAGTGTCTTTTGAATGGCTTGAAGTTGGTTATTCagccttctggaaaagaaatgtgatcCATTTGAAAATTGCTTCCAGTGTCTCTGATAAATTCCATTGCGTACTGTATTGGAAGAGTTGGAAGTAGTGTGTATGTTGgagtaagaaaacaaagttttaatgTATTCATTTTCTCCAGGAAGTTTGGATTTTCTGTTAATGGCAATACTGCACATTGTCAAATGGTGagactgctctgctctgtgaagTAGTGCAGACAGCTACTGTTTGTTCAGTTCATTTTAGAATTTTATAAAATTACATGTGATGTGAAGGAACAGTTGTGTTTGACTTATATTGTACTTGCATGTCACTTTGCAAGATCAGTATGAGAACCTCAATTAATAAATAGCGGGGCATATACCCATGTGGGGGATTTTGTGTGAATCAGAATAGAAAAAGGAATCTTAGACATGGTTTGGTCCTGGGTTTTTGACAGAATGGTGTGCTCTGCAGTGCCAGCAGAGCACTGAATCATCACTGAACAAGTTCTGAATTTCTGTGTTCCTCTTCCTCTGTTAAGAGAAAAAATCTAATTCACAAATGTGTTTGTTAAACGCTATTACTGGAAACACTGGTTAAAATTCAAAGTACCATAcactttctgtttgctttaaacAGCACAGCTCACAAAACGACTGTGAAGAGTCAGAAAATTCAGGTGTGTACAATAGTTTACTGATTAGGGTCTTAATTAGCTATCAGTGAAAGAAGCAGTGAACTGATTGGCTGGTTTTGCAGCTCCAGTCACATGCTGCAGTGTTGAAGTGTTGTGTTGAGCAGATGCAACAGGCAATCACAGTTATGCTTTATAAATACACTTGCTGATCTGCACTTCGTACTCTGCTATGCCTCCTGCAGTTGTGCTGTCCATACTAGCTTCAAGGTTTGTCTAAGAGCTTACTACTAGTGATGATCCCCCATGCCCTCTGGAACAAGGGACCTGTGGAATGTGGTaactttgctttgaagaaaaaggtAAGACTGCTTTTCTGTGAATCTTGTTTGCATGTGGATATTTAAGGATTATGAGCATTTTGGAGAGTAAGTAGACTggcttttgctgttttgtgttAAAGTAAACTTTTTTGTGATGAATGTTTCGGGTTCGCTGACATTCCTGACTAGTTGGTAGTGAAATTGTAGCTATAAAggataattatttaaaaacaaaccaaacctaCATAAAcaagctgaattttcttttatgaaaaagaagGGCTTTTCTTTTGAACTTGGTGTATGAGTAAACACAGAAAGAGTAGTAGCtttggcagaaggaagaaataggTTTGGCAGTGAGCTCTCTATCACTACAAGCTAAATGCTTTACCCCTAAACCCTATGGCATAGTGTTTGTGCTCCTGTGGAAGACTGAGTTGGCTGAGAAGGGGAGAGCTGTATGCCAGGTACACTTGGTGTTTGTTTCTGTCCTGAGCACCTACCTGGTGTTTGTTTCTGTCCTGAGCAAAGGTGTTTCTCAGTCTTATTATTATGGTTGAGTGGGATTTCAATCATAAGGATTGAGACCCTTCCTCTTTCTGGACCTTCCTCTCTGTTTTGGACTTGAGCCAAACTGGTTTGCTGACGCTgagaaagaagtaattttcagtTGTTACTGCTTATTTTCCAGTATGATCTCGGTTTTGAACAGCTGTACTTTATGTTCCCAAGGAGCCAAGCTTTCCCCAACATGTATCCATGAATGCCTTATTTAAAGGTATATTCAACTTCCTGTGAACCGAGTTTCTGTCACTTCTGATTCTGACCAAAGTGTAAAAAGTCACTTGGCCTTAATATTTTACTTGTGTTTGTGTCacaatgggattttttttttctgatttttatcacTGTGAAGGGTCTGCTGAAGGACTCTTAAATAAAAGGCCAGCTGAAGTACATCTTACTTTGGAAAGGGCTGATATAGTACTAAGCAGGCTGAATTCAGGCTGCAAAAGTCGTGAGTTAATGTGGAAGTGCAGAAGCTTATAGCTGTGAAAAATGGTTGCCTGTGGAAATGCTGgtgtgctttcttttctgtataaCTTCTGGATCTACAAGACTTGCGTTACCATGTGTTTAATGTAATGTTTTATactttaaactgaaatactgaGATTTCAGAATCTGGTTcaggtgtttttattttctttggctgcTTACAATTAAATTTTTCAGTCACTCCTGAGTGCACAGGTGAGGAGTAGAGACTTGAAGAATCCCAGCCTTTATGTTGTTAgggtttgttgttgttccttTTCCATATGACTTTTTTATCATCTGCCTAACAATGTTGGGACTGTTGAGTGAAATATTGAGAGATGTAGATATGAGAGCTGGGAATGccactttgcttctttttcttttattttaaggtgATAATTAAATTTTCTAACACCTCTTGTCAGAATTCTCTGCACACTTCAAGATTAAgtgaaaactatttattttgGCTTCTGATTCtagcagaaaataattctttctaaTAACTGacaggtcctttccaatttCTTGCTCACTACTATTACTAGAACTCTTTGAGAAGGTGTGCCAATGTTTTTACTCGTCctttaataaactgaaaaagctCTTGGGAAAAGAGTAGAAGGATCCTTATTTATAATTGTCAGTGGGAATAATTGCTAAAGGCAATCTACCTACCAACTTCAAACTCTCTACTTTGAAAAAGCTGTCAAATACTGTATTGTACACGTGTAGATGTAGGTCAATGTGAAATAATGGAGTTCCTTAGACATCAATTTTGGAGGCAGGTGTTCCTTGTGACtacaaacatttttacttttcatttcctgaagcTTTTTAAACTGATGATAAAATCACTTTACTCTTATTCTAGATTGGTATCCAGTTCACAGTGCAATCCTCCTATGACAGTTCTGATGCAGATTCGAGCTGCTGGTTTGTGAGGGATTCTGCTGTCTTTAGTCTTTTGGGGAAAATGGTGGCTTCTTGATTAGGGCTAGAATTGTTGGAAGCTGTACAGCATCTCGAGGGTACCAAACTGTCATGAAACATATTACCAATTAATTAGGACTTGTGCAAGCTATCAAGCTGGCTAATTAGTTCCTCTATGCTTTTTTAGCTGTAAAAGTAACATGCAGGTGCTGGCTTTTGCATGACTaactgcttgctttttctgacGGCCATGTGTTTATTCACcattttattcattcattttctgGGGCTACTGTGTAGAAGTGTGCGCTAGAGGTGTCTGGGGTGAGCCCGTTGTAATTCGAATCTCAGCTGAGCACAGAACGAGGACATCGCGGTGGTGGCGATGATGTGCTGGTGCCTCCTCagcccatccctccctgccGGCTCCCTGTGGGCTGGGCTGGCAATCCACACCTTCTCGCCGCTTCCGGGATTGCTGGTGCCCCGCGGGGAGCCGTCAGCACTAGGGTTCGGTTTCTGCTCCCTTAAATCAAGGCGACGGATTTAAATCCTAAGAGACAGCCCTTCATCTGAGTTGTACAGACTTGGGAGGCAGAAATgtcagcagggaaaaaaggagacGGGCGTATCTTTCTCCTTATCTGCGTCTTGGATCCGGGAGCGGCAGCAGCCCCGGGTGGCCGCTAGTCAGCGCTGCTCCTCCGCCTCCTGCGGCCGCTTCCCGAACATTGGGCGCCCGTGGCAGCCTAGCAGGTTCTGCAGCGGCTGAGCGCCCACCAACGCACGCTCCTCGGGGTGGGGGGAACAAACGCACCGGCCTCCCTCAGCCGCTGTAGGACCTCTACGGCCGCGTAGGGTGCGCGCTGCCCCGCCACGTGCTGCTCTGGTATTCGCCAGACTTTTAAGCTTCCCTTTCGTAGGCTATAAAGCGGTGCTCTAGGCGTTTCTGTATGCTATCTTTCTATAGGATCGATAAAGTGCGGCCGAGGCTGAAGTCTGTTTCCTTACAGTAGACATTTAAGGCAGTTAAATGtatcataaaattaaataccCGTTTCCGCTCCGTGGGGGGGAGaaaagacacacacaaaaaaaatcgTTAAACAGGGAGTGCTTTTCTTGTCCCATCATTTACAACACTCCCGTCCCTTTGCATCTTGCGACATCTCGACAG
Proteins encoded:
- the SDF2L1 gene encoding stromal cell-derived factor 2-like protein 1 is translated as MRGGGCLLPLLVLALLRGLCRGREVAPAAVTCGSVLKLLNTRHSVRLHSHEVKYGSGSGQQSVTGVEASDDANSYWRIRGKTDGSCQRGTPVKCGQAIRLTHVNTGKNLHTHHFPSPLSSNQEVSAFGDDGEGDDLDIWIVQCSGTYWEREDAVRFKHVGTEVFLSITGEQYGHPIRGQREVHGMPTANHHNYWKAMEGVFIKPSMDPAKHDEL